Genomic segment of Corynebacterium urealyticum DSM 7109:
CGCCCGCATCCGCGAGGACGACGGCTCCCCGGTCGAGGGCGTGCGCCTGGGCGATCACGGCTACAAGGGCGGGCTGCCCGGCGTGGACAACGGCACCCTGGTCTTCGAGAACTACCGCGTGCCGCGCGAGAACCTACTCAACCGCTTCGCAGACGTGGACGAAGAGGGCAATTACACCTCGCCGATCGAGAACCCGAACCGCCGCTTCTTCACGATGCTCGGCGCACTGGTCCGCGGGCGCGTGACGGTGGGTGCCGCCGCCGGTGCTGCGGCGCGAACCGCCCTGGATATCGGGGTGCGCTACGCCAACCTGCGCAAGCAGTTCGCGCCCAGCGATGACCTGCCGGAAAATACCCTCATCCAGCACCGCAAGCACCGGCTGCGCCTCATCCCTCGGGTGGCGCGCGCCTACGCACTGCAGCTGGCGACGAACGAGCTGATTTCCGGGCTGCACGACCTCGAGGCACGCGGCGTCGACCCCGTGAACGCCACGAAGGAGGAACAAGCCGACCAGCGCGAGATCGAGGCGCACGCTGCCGCCCTGAAGGCCGCGAATACCGCGCACGCCACCGACACCATCCAGGAGATGCGCGAGGCCTGCGGCGGCTACGGCTACATGGCCGAGAACTTGCTGACCAGCCTGAAGGCGGATTCGGATATCTTCACCACCTTCGAGGGTGACAACGTGGTGATGATGCAGCTGGCAGGTAAGGAGCTGATGACCGGCTTCTCCAAGGAGATCGGTAGTTTCAACCCGCTGGAAATGGTCCGTTTCGGGTTGGATAACTTCTCCACCCTGCTGCGCCGCCGCACCGCCGCGGATGCCCTGGTCCAGAATTTGAAGGACACCTTCTCCGATAGCGAGGAAGCCACTCTCTTCGACCCGGCAAGCCAAGTGCGCCTGATTTCGGAGCGCGAGCGCCGCCTCATGGTATCCCTGGGCCGCCGCCTGCGGGTGGCCAAGGACATGCCGGTGGAGAAGGCCGCAAAGGTCGTCGACCGGGCACAGGACCACCTGCTGGAGGTCGCGTGGGCGCACGTGGACCGCATCCTCCTCGAAGCCATGCTGGAGGCGGAAGCGACGCTGACCAGCGACACCGCCCGCCATGTGATGGAGCAGGTCCGCGACGTTTACTTCCTGGACCTCATCGTCCGCAACGGCAGCTGGTACCTGGAGCAGAACCTGCTCACGGGTACGCGCACCAAGGCGGCGCGTGCCGCGCTCAACGACCTGGTGGACTCTCTTGGTCCGTGGTCGGAGCTGCTGGTGGACGCCTTCGGGGTGCCGTCGGAGATCACCTCTGTCAACCTCATGCGGCGCTATGAGGACATGGTCACCAAGGCCGAGTCCGACCCAGCGGTCGGCCAGCCAGGCCGCTGGCGGGAGGACTAACTCCAGGGGCAACGTGCAGCCGCGCGACAGAAAGCCGTGGCGGGCGGAAAGTACCGGCCACGGCTGCCTGAACCCCTGCACATTTCGCGCAAAACCCGCGCGCTAGACTCGACTGAGTGACAGTTTCGGGAGATCAGAATAGGCAGGGCCCGCCAGCAGCGGGCAAAAGTTCAGTCGACCGTATCTTCGGCACGGATGCCGATTCCTTCGGCGTCCGCGCCCTCCCCGATGCCCCCTCCCCGCCCTCGATGCGGGCGATGCTGCTGACCTTCAACTCCTTCCGCCACCACATTCCCCGCGCGACCCGCGCTGCCCTGGCGATCCTCATCCCGGGAATCATTGGCTACCTTTTGGGCTTCGGTCCCGAACTGCTGCTCGTCTCCGCGGGGGCTGTGCTCCTCATCAATGGTGAAAACAAGCCCTATCGCGAGCGCTGGAAGTCCCTGCTGCGCTATGGGTTGTTATTCACCAGCCTGACCCTGGGATTCCGTCTGCTCGGCATCTGGAGCCATTCCCACGGGCAGATGGATTTTTCCGAAGGACTTGGCGGGGTCATCGCCAACCCGCGTGGCGCGCTCATCGCCTACCTGCCGCTGCTACTCTTCCTCTCCGTCTGTGTGGTCTGTGTCTACGTGACGATGTGTCTGCGCCTGACCCCACCGGGGCCGTATTTGATGTTGTTCGTCACCGGCGGGCTGATGGTCAACAAGATTTCCATCTCCCTCTCCGCCACCCTGACCTGGTCCATCATCGGCGCGGTCTCCGGGTTCATCATCAGCATGTCTGGATGGCTGGTCGACAAACACGGGCCGGAACGTAAGGCGGTGGAGGACGCCGAGGCCGCCGTCGCCGACTATCTGGAAGCCCGAGCCAAGGAGGCCCCAGCCGAATACGAGTCCCTCAAGCTCACCGCCGCCGGGGCGATCCACCGCGCCTGGTCGATGCTCGCCCACGCGGGTGCCATCCGCGGCGGAACGATCACCCCGGAGGCCCAGGGCACCAGGCGCGAGGAGCTCGTGCACCGCATGCTCAGCGCGCAACACCGCTGGGCCACCGCCGATCCTGAGGCCCAGGCGCAGCGCAATTCTCCCTCCGACCGACGCACGATCCCGCTCGCCTCTCCTGGGGCGTGGGCCAAGCTGAAGCGGCAGTGGCACCGGGATTCACACCCAGTGGTCACCGCACAGCGCGTCGCACTCGCGGGCCTGGGCGTGTCCATCCTCTCTACGGTGCTTGGCTTGGGACGACCGGACTGGGCGATTACCTCCGTGATGCTGTTGCTCGGCCAAGGGCCCTACCGCATGGCGGGCACGGTGCGCTGTATCCACCGCATCGCTGGCTCCGTCATTGGCATCCTGCTGTACCTGGCCTTCTACCAGCTGCACCCGGGCATCCTGATGGATCTCTTCGGCCTGGCGGTGGCCATGGCCTGCACGGAGCTTTTCATCGCCGCGAACTACGGGCTGGCGATGGTCTTCACCGCCCCGCTGGGGCTCATGATGGCTGGCCTGGGCAGCGCCCCCATCGGCCAGACGGCTATGGACCGTGGCGCGGAGCTG
This window contains:
- a CDS encoding acyl-CoA dehydrogenase family protein produces the protein MRVKRKSRIGCGLRHIAYPWVMAQNSPKNKQLGEDIPRRSKAPNPLPTTPNPAILPELRRVLDGQFGEARDNIREVLKDDQFRPAVGLSLEEARARTTAQLQSVLDSGLPHGAFREEQGGTGETGATLASIEMLGMADLSLMVKSGVQWGLFGGAVGNLGTERHHDLVKDLIELRALGCFAMTERGHGSDVQSLETTATYDPETQEFIINSPTASSEKWYIGNAARDGRFAAVFAQLYTPGVEESHGVHCLVARIREDDGSPVEGVRLGDHGYKGGLPGVDNGTLVFENYRVPRENLLNRFADVDEEGNYTSPIENPNRRFFTMLGALVRGRVTVGAAAGAAARTALDIGVRYANLRKQFAPSDDLPENTLIQHRKHRLRLIPRVARAYALQLATNELISGLHDLEARGVDPVNATKEEQADQREIEAHAAALKAANTAHATDTIQEMREACGGYGYMAENLLTSLKADSDIFTTFEGDNVVMMQLAGKELMTGFSKEIGSFNPLEMVRFGLDNFSTLLRRRTAADALVQNLKDTFSDSEEATLFDPASQVRLISERERRLMVSLGRRLRVAKDMPVEKAAKVVDRAQDHLLEVAWAHVDRILLEAMLEAEATLTSDTARHVMEQVRDVYFLDLIVRNGSWYLEQNLLTGTRTKAARAALNDLVDSLGPWSELLVDAFGVPSEITSVNLMRRYEDMVTKAESDPAVGQPGRWRED
- a CDS encoding FUSC family protein — protein: MTVSGDQNRQGPPAAGKSSVDRIFGTDADSFGVRALPDAPSPPSMRAMLLTFNSFRHHIPRATRAALAILIPGIIGYLLGFGPELLLVSAGAVLLINGENKPYRERWKSLLRYGLLFTSLTLGFRLLGIWSHSHGQMDFSEGLGGVIANPRGALIAYLPLLLFLSVCVVCVYVTMCLRLTPPGPYLMLFVTGGLMVNKISISLSATLTWSIIGAVSGFIISMSGWLVDKHGPERKAVEDAEAAVADYLEARAKEAPAEYESLKLTAAGAIHRAWSMLAHAGAIRGGTITPEAQGTRREELVHRMLSAQHRWATADPEAQAQRNSPSDRRTIPLASPGAWAKLKRQWHRDSHPVVTAQRVALAGLGVSILSTVLGLGRPDWAITSVMLLLGQGPYRMAGTVRCIHRIAGSVIGILLYLAFYQLHPGILMDLFGLAVAMACTELFIAANYGLAMVFTAPLGLMMAGLGSAPIGQTAMDRGAELVIASLLSVLAIWLFRPNNLQNTAELNYAYLLTSIKKMIASLRTSPIDDAILDRRELRYELNESRAVTNACANESYEWRQEQWDHHAAAQLVAHEVLRVGATAAHSDLDKVPGGDVEKLAAMYGRLAPASV